Proteins from a genomic interval of Nocardioides jishulii:
- a CDS encoding tyrosine-type recombinase/integrase, which yields MGRPKALPWTLGTIKFAPHPTRDKAVQARGSYRNDNGQRKDVTASGGTEAAARRALQTKVNAARDEFQGGDDVLQSSTTVERAAAVWLDWKSREHLRASTLGEYAGYVRKTIKGSALAGLPLTEANNVARIEAWLAAVADERGGTAASQARKVLGGVLQLAERRGAIPASVMHRVKTPNPKPGSVGDRKCRDEDCDLDCGKRHLDTERAFTAAEAIKVQAVADASRADLGDLAAFLFGTGARISEALHCTAWSGVDLGAQTVRVRGTKTANADRMLSLSDDLVERLSDRAGLHGTEGLVFGTTRYASKAGEPRNTNNVLKSLRTVFANAGVPWAGSHTFRRTVATWMDEAGAPLAEIANQLGHADVNVTAGYLGRTAQPTRAASIMVLPAIPDSRSLVTRIE from the coding sequence GTGGGACGCCCCAAGGCCCTGCCGTGGACGCTCGGCACGATCAAGTTCGCGCCTCATCCCACACGCGACAAGGCGGTGCAGGCGCGTGGTTCCTATCGAAACGACAATGGGCAGCGCAAAGACGTAACGGCGAGCGGAGGGACTGAGGCCGCTGCGCGGCGAGCGTTGCAGACCAAGGTCAATGCTGCTCGGGACGAATTCCAGGGTGGAGACGACGTACTCCAGTCGAGCACCACGGTCGAGCGAGCGGCTGCGGTGTGGCTCGATTGGAAGAGCCGGGAGCATCTGCGAGCCAGCACGTTGGGCGAGTATGCCGGGTATGTGCGCAAGACCATCAAGGGCAGCGCGCTGGCTGGCCTGCCGCTCACTGAGGCGAACAACGTAGCGAGGATCGAAGCGTGGCTTGCTGCCGTGGCAGACGAGCGAGGCGGCACAGCGGCATCTCAGGCGCGCAAGGTGTTGGGAGGAGTTCTGCAACTCGCGGAGCGACGAGGAGCGATCCCGGCGAGCGTGATGCACCGAGTGAAGACCCCGAACCCCAAGCCGGGATCGGTTGGCGACCGGAAGTGTCGGGATGAGGACTGTGACCTTGACTGCGGAAAGCGGCACCTAGATACCGAGCGAGCGTTCACCGCTGCCGAGGCGATCAAGGTCCAGGCTGTTGCTGATGCCAGCCGGGCCGATCTCGGCGACCTTGCGGCGTTCCTGTTCGGCACGGGAGCGCGCATTTCCGAGGCGTTGCACTGCACCGCGTGGTCAGGCGTCGACCTAGGAGCTCAGACAGTCCGTGTGCGGGGGACGAAGACCGCCAATGCCGACCGCATGCTCTCCCTGTCGGACGATCTGGTCGAGCGACTGAGTGACCGCGCGGGGTTGCATGGAACCGAGGGGCTCGTGTTCGGTACGACCCGCTACGCGAGCAAGGCCGGTGAGCCCAGGAATACCAACAACGTCCTGAAGTCGCTGCGGACGGTGTTCGCCAACGCCGGTGTTCCGTGGGCTGGCTCCCACACGTTCCGCCGAACCGTCGCCACGTGGATGGATGAGGCCGGGGCACCGCTGGCGGAGATTGCCAACCAGTTGGGCCACGCAGACGTGAACGTAACCGCTGGCTACCTTGGCCGCACCGCTCAGCCGACCCGAGCGGCCAGCATCATGGTGCTACCCGCTATACCCGATTCTCGATCACTTGTCACGAGAATTGAGTAA
- a CDS encoding DUF1508 domain-containing protein, with amino-acid sequence MTDAQIRRSANGQYFVRVVASNGAILAHSENYRAKADATNCARLLANGGGASDWT; translated from the coding sequence ATGACCGATGCCCAGATTCGACGTTCGGCGAACGGCCAGTACTTCGTTCGCGTGGTTGCTAGCAACGGAGCGATCCTCGCGCACAGCGAGAACTACCGCGCCAAGGCCGACGCCACCAACTGCGCACGCCTCTTGGCCAACGGAGGTGGGGCCAGTGACTGGACCTGA
- a CDS encoding MerR family transcriptional regulator: MRSSELARLSGVTVRALRHYHHVGVLAEPERRSNGYREYDVQDLIRVLRIKRLASLGIPLERMPDLLDDSDDDAQGLLNELDAELAGQIDHLTTQRDLIARLRDHNAAPDLPPELAPFLALFAASGLSPEMVKLDRDQSVLLAHLVGEDGLPHLASFYQRLSAPGLAPKVAAISERFAQLGPDSTQRDVSDLIEDFMTTFTAVIEDFAAAEPPIELAATADLVSEYASAIFNEQQRRALEQLEGRLDEFRPHPLPG, encoded by the coding sequence GTGCGTAGCAGCGAGTTGGCGCGACTCTCCGGAGTGACTGTCCGCGCACTGCGTCACTACCATCACGTCGGTGTTCTCGCGGAGCCCGAGCGTCGCAGCAACGGTTACCGAGAGTACGACGTCCAAGACTTGATCCGTGTCCTGCGGATCAAGCGCCTCGCCTCCCTCGGCATACCGCTGGAGAGAATGCCTGACCTTCTCGATGACTCCGACGACGACGCCCAGGGGCTGCTCAATGAGCTGGACGCGGAACTGGCTGGACAGATCGACCACCTCACCACACAACGAGACCTGATCGCGCGCCTCCGCGATCACAACGCAGCCCCAGACCTTCCACCCGAGCTGGCCCCATTCCTCGCCCTGTTCGCCGCCTCGGGCCTGTCGCCGGAAATGGTGAAGCTCGACCGCGATCAGTCTGTGCTGCTGGCCCACCTTGTCGGCGAGGACGGCTTGCCGCATCTTGCCAGCTTCTACCAGCGGCTCAGCGCGCCAGGACTCGCCCCGAAGGTGGCCGCCATCTCCGAACGCTTTGCCCAACTCGGACCCGACAGCACCCAGCGAGACGTCTCCGATCTGATCGAGGACTTCATGACGACCTTCACCGCTGTGATCGAAGACTTCGCCGCGGCAGAACCGCCGATCGAGCTCGCCGCAACAGCCGACCTCGTCTCGGAGTACGCCAGCGCCATCTTCAACGAACAGCAGAGACGAGCCCTCGAACAACTCGAAGGTCGGCTCGACGAATTCAGGCCGCATCCCTTGCCCGGTTGA
- a CDS encoding MFS transporter, with protein sequence MKLIPSAYLASYLLSLLGNSIAGVALPLIVLQVTGSVLGAGAVAAATAIPAVLAGLLMGMVIDNINRRTSSVVTDLVSAAAIAALPLIDMIAGLSVGWFILFGIIGSLGDVPGLTARDALLPAIVRHSGNSAERLMGIREALGAVALLLGPAIAGTLMVLFDGSQVLWITAATSLVAALLTLLIPHRVGTIVTPDGSAAAMSGSGWSQLRDGWRVLFRSPFLLVTTTLSVVSVIVLASLQGLILPVFFTLVAQPGMLGFVLTALAGGMLVGGTVYAVAGTRGPRRMWFLAGLFGSTLGFGLIAPLSSVWVVLAGAFVVGLSSGLFGSLVGVLMIERVPEQMRGRIMGTQNAIITAAPPVGIVAAAVLTELAGVNVAAVLLTSLWLVALVLGVSAGSLRNLEPQCEEAVRGEKAEAGRA encoded by the coding sequence ATGAAGCTCATTCCCTCCGCGTATCTGGCGTCCTATCTGCTGTCCCTGCTTGGCAACTCGATCGCTGGGGTTGCTCTGCCACTGATCGTGCTGCAGGTAACCGGCAGCGTCCTGGGCGCGGGTGCCGTTGCCGCAGCGACCGCGATCCCTGCGGTGCTCGCTGGCCTGCTGATGGGGATGGTGATCGACAACATCAACCGCCGTACATCGTCGGTCGTGACCGATCTTGTGTCGGCGGCAGCGATCGCAGCTCTCCCGCTGATCGACATGATTGCGGGTCTGAGCGTGGGGTGGTTCATTCTGTTTGGCATCATCGGTTCTCTGGGTGACGTACCTGGATTGACAGCGAGGGATGCGCTGTTACCGGCGATCGTGCGTCACAGCGGGAACTCTGCGGAACGGCTCATGGGCATCCGCGAGGCGTTGGGCGCAGTGGCGCTGCTCCTCGGCCCCGCGATCGCGGGCACGCTCATGGTGCTCTTCGACGGGTCCCAGGTGCTGTGGATCACTGCGGCCACCTCGCTGGTCGCCGCGCTTCTCACGTTGCTCATCCCACACCGGGTCGGAACGATCGTCACCCCGGACGGCTCAGCGGCGGCGATGTCCGGGAGCGGGTGGTCACAACTGCGTGACGGGTGGCGGGTGCTGTTCCGCAGCCCATTTCTGCTGGTCACGACGACACTCAGTGTGGTGTCGGTGATCGTGCTGGCCTCCCTGCAAGGGCTGATCCTGCCGGTCTTCTTCACACTGGTCGCGCAGCCAGGAATGCTCGGGTTCGTTCTCACCGCCCTGGCTGGTGGGATGCTCGTCGGCGGAACGGTCTACGCAGTGGCCGGGACGAGGGGTCCTCGGCGAATGTGGTTCCTGGCCGGGTTGTTCGGCAGCACTCTTGGGTTCGGCCTCATTGCCCCCCTTTCCTCAGTGTGGGTGGTGCTCGCCGGGGCGTTCGTTGTCGGGCTGTCCAGTGGACTGTTCGGCAGCTTGGTCGGAGTGCTGATGATCGAGCGAGTCCCCGAGCAGATGCGGGGACGGATCATGGGGACACAGAACGCGATCATCACCGCAGCCCCACCGGTCGGGATCGTCGCCGCCGCGGTACTGACCGAGCTCGCCGGGGTGAATGTCGCAGCCGTGCTGCTCACCTCGCTGTGGCTGGTCGCCCTCGTCCTCGGCGTGTCTGCAGGGTCTTTGCGTAATCTTGAACCCCAGTGCGAAGAGGCAGTGAGAGGCGAGAAGGCGGAGGCGGGCCGTGCGTAG